One Setaria viridis chromosome 7, Setaria_viridis_v4.0, whole genome shotgun sequence genomic region harbors:
- the LOC117864053 gene encoding probable E3 ubiquitin-protein ligase ARI7 encodes MDSEDDMHDANDSADDDFYSGGEAGLAASDDGDADYDFADRDSDDSGELLSHRQQQNYSILSEVDIKQCQEDDINRVSTVLSISKSEACVLLRNYNWSVSKVHDEWFADEERVRKVVGLPEKHMELPTDREVTCGICFESCPRGTMSAAACGHPFCSTCWRGYISTAINDGPGCLMLRCPDPSCAAAVGQEMINALADDEDKEKYGRYLRRSYIEDNRKTKWCPAPGCEYAVEFVMGSGSYDVNCNCSYGFCWNCTEEAHRPVDCATVSKWILKNSAESENMNWILANSKPCPKCKRPIEKNQGCMHITCTPPCKFEFCWLCLGPWSEHGERTGGFYACNRYESARQEGAYDESERRREMAKNSLERYTHYYERWAANQSSRQKALGDLQSLQNDKLEKLSDIQSQPESQLKFIIEAWLQIVECRRVLKWTYAYGFYLPEHEHAKRQFFEYLQGEAESGLERLHQCAEKELQVYLEAESPSKDFNDFRTKLAGLTSVTRNYFENLVRALETGLNDVGPSTSHGTCSKSATSKSLGGKSKSGKNRASSTSSKTGGSNRGVDDSNIWTCDQCTYANPKSARACQACDRQHR; translated from the exons ATGGACTCCGAGGACGACATGCACGACGCGAACGATTCCGCCGACGACGACTTCTACAGCGGCGGGGAGGCCGGGCTCGCCGCCAGCGACGACGGGGACGCCGACTACGACTTCGCCGACCGCGACTCCGACGACTCCGGGGAGCTCCTCTCGCACCGGCAGCAG CAAAATTATAGCATACTCAGTGAAGTTGATATCAAGCAGTGCCAAGAAGATGACATAAACAGGGTTTCAACTGTTCTTTCAATTTCTAAATCAGAAGCATGCGTTCTTCTTCGAAACTATAACTG GAGTGTTAGTAAGGTGCATGACGAATGGTTTGCCGATGAAGAGCGTGTTCGCAAGGTTGTTGGCTTACCAGAGAAGCACATGGAACTTCCAACTGACAGAGAA GTGACATGTGGAATATGTTTTGAAAGTTGCCCTCGCGGCACGATGAGTGCTGCGGCATGTGGTCATCCTTTCTGCAGTACTTGTTGGAGAG GTTACATTAGCACTGCTATAAATGATGGTCCAGGGTGTTTGATGTTGAGGTGTCCTGATCCATcctgtgctgctgctgttggaCAAGAAATGATAAATGCACTGGCTGATGACGAAGATAAGGAAAAGTATGGGCGATATCTTCGCAGATCTTACATTGAAGATAACAGAAAG ACAAAATGGTGTCCTGCTCCTGGATGTGAATATGCAGTGGAATTCGTCATGGGCAGTGGCAGCTACGATGTTAACTGTAACTGTTCATATGGGTTTTGTTGGAAC TGCACTGAGGAAGCTCACCGCCCAGTAGACTGTGCAACTGTTTCAAAGTGGATCCTCAAGAACAGTGCAGAATCTGAGAATATGAACTG GATACTGGCTAATTCAAAGCCTTGTCCTAAATGCAAGCGACCTATTGAAAAAAATCAGGGATGCATGCACATCACATGCACTCCTCCATGCAAATTTGAGTTCTGCTG GTTGTGTCTTGGTCCATGGTCAGAGCATGGAGAGAGGACCGGTGGATTTTATGCTTGTAACCGCTATGAGTCAGCAAGGCAAGAAGGAGCG TATGATGAATCTGAAAGGAGAAGAGAAATGGCAAAGAACTCCCTTGAGAGATATACACATTATTATGAACGATGGGCAGCCAATCAATCG TCAAGGCAAAAAGCGTTGGGGGACCTTCAAAGTCTGCAGAATGACAAG CTTGAAAAGTTAAGTGACATACAAAGCCAACCTGAGTCACAGCTGAAGTTCATCATAGAGGCATGGTTACAG ATTGTCGAATGTAGAAGAGTATTGAAGTGGACTTATGCGTATGGATTTTACCTGCCAGAGCACGAACATGCCAAAAGACAGTTCTTTGAATATCTGCAAG GTGAGGCAGAATCAGGTTTGGAGCGGTTGCATCAATGCGCAGAGAAAGAACTTCAAGTATACCTTGAAGCAGAATCTCCCTCAAAAGATTTCAATGATTTCCGTACAAAGTTGGCTGGATTAACTAG TGTGACTCGCAATTATTTTGAAAATCTTGTCCGGGCTTTGGAAACTGGATTAAATGATGTAGGTCCTTCCACTAGCCATGGCACATGCAGCAAAAGCGCAACTTCCAAGAGTCTTGGTGGTAAAAGTAAGAGTGGCAAGAACAGGGCATCAAGCACCAGCTCCAAAACCGGTGGCTCAAACCGAGGTGTGGATGACAGCAACATTTGGACATGCGATCAGTGCACATATGCAAACCCCAAATCTGCCAGAGCCTGCCAGGCCTGTGACCGCCAACATCGATAG
- the LOC117863947 gene encoding DNA-directed RNA polymerase III subunit 1, which yields MAKPEEKLRCTKEPFIEDVGARRIKSIRFSVLSGSEIRKSAEVQVWNSRIYEHDMKPVPNGLLDMRMGLASKKDTELKCSTCHGPFAECPGHFGYLKLALPVFNVGFFNCILDVLKCICKGCSRVLLAEKDRREFLKKMRNPRADALQKSAIMKKVRDKCKLTCCPRCEYKNGVVKKGRVGLIVIHDCSKILDGHTEELKNALQHKKEKVSTSSVRMLDPATALSLFRRMVDEDCELLNLGDRPEKLIVTEIAVPPVPIRPSVVVGNTRTSNEDSITAILKSIVNTNSILKETLQTGGLFSKCFDCWQQLQLQVVEFVNSDAPCLPESQHRGLVQRLKGKTGRFRGNLSGKRTEYTGRTVISPDPNLRITEVAIPVLMARVLTYPERVSNYNLEKLRQCIRNGPYKHPGANFIITPDGTKLSLKYGDRRIHARDLKCGYTVERHLEDGDVVLFNRQPSLHRMSIMSHRARIMPWRTLRFNESVCNPYNADFDGDEMNLHVPQTEEARTEALMLMGVQNNLCTPKNGEILVASTQDFLTSSFLVTRKDAFYDRSSFALLCSYVGDAMENIDLPTPALIKPIELWTGKQLFSVLVRPNARTKVFLNLAVKEKIYSKKKEKKEGEEEEKETMCGRETMCPNDGYVYFRNSELLSGQVGKATLGNGNKDGIYSVLLRDYNSHAAASCMNRLAKFSARFIGNHGFSIGVDDVQPGEHLNRQKKKKIDGGYKQCHDLISLFAKGALALHPGCNAAQTLEHKITGVLNEIRTAAGNVCMDTLHWRNSPLIMSQCGSKGSPINISQMVACVGQQSVGGRRAPDGFIDRTLPHFPINSKTPAAKGFVANSFYTGLTATEFFFHTMGGREGLVDTAVKTAETGYMSRRLMKGLEDLSVFYDQTVRNASGGIVQFLYGDDGMDPAKMEGKDGTPLNLDQLFMKVTATCPHRGLDTLSPDDIKQMLEDKLTQHKTSSDGGCSEEFKECLKKFLEERIQLLKCTRKALHLDEKHVGKNDSCIEEIIAANISGISAKQLQVFLDTCFCRYNSKAIEAGASIGAIGAQSIGEPGTQMTLKTFHFAGVASMNVTLGVPRIKEIINAAKKISTPIITTELLSRKDVLSARIVKGAMEKAVLGEVASAIKIVLKSSQPNLVVKLDMQLIEALHMGISADSVQLSILNHPKIKLKSEHVRVIDRAKLRIYPAGTDKSKLQLELHNLKAMLPKVIVKGIPTVERVVIDERKKEGKLEKYNLLVEGTNLLAVMGTPGVDARNTKSNHIMEMNSTLGIEAARRSIIDEIQYTMKSHGMNIDVRHMMLLADLMTYKGEVLGITRYGIAKMKTSVLMLASFEKTSEHLFNASYSGREDEIEGVSECIIMGIPMQLGTGILKVRQRLDHLPELKYQPDPILS from the exons ATGGCGAAGCCGGAGGAGAAGCTGCGCTGCACGAAGGAGCCCTTCATCGAGGATGTCGGCGCCCGGAGGAT AAAGAGCATCCGGTTCAGTGTGCTCTCGGGCAGCGAGATTCGCAAGTCCGCGGAGGTGCAGGTCTGGAACAGCCGGATCTATGAGCACGACATGAAGCCGGTGCCCAATGGGTTGCTTGACATGCGAATG GGACTTGCTAGCAAGAAAGACACGGAACTCAAATGCAGCACCTGCCATGGTCCATTTGCTGAATGTCCTGGTCATTTCGGTTACCTGAAGCTCGCACTTCCAGTTTTTAATGTTGGCTTTTTCAATTGTATTCTGGACGTGTTGAAGTGTATCTGCAAG GGCTGTAGCAGGGTTCTTCTTGCAGAGAAAGACCGCAGAGAGTTTCTGAAGAAGATGAGAAATCCCAGAGCCGATGCGCTACAGAAAAGTGCTATCATGAAAAAAGTGAGGGACAAATGCAAACTAACCTGCTGCCCCCGGTGTGAATACAAAAACG GTGTAGTTAAAAAAGGCAGAGTAGGCCTGATAGTGATTCATGATTGCAGCAAAATTTTGGACGGACATACAGAAGAACTGAAGAATGCATTAcaacacaagaaagaaaaagtgTCCACTAGTTCAGTTCGCATGTTAGACCCTGCAACTGCTCTCTCTCTATTCAGAAGAATGGTCGACGAG GATTGTGAATTGCTAAACCTTGGTGATAGGCCAGAGAAACTTATTGTGACGGAGATTGCAGTGCCACCTGTACCTATAAGGCCTTCTGTTGTTGTTGGTAATACTAGAACAAG TAATGAAGATAGCATTACTGCTATATTGAAGAGCATTGTTAATACAAATTCCATCCTTAAGGAGACCCTTCAAACTGGGGGTCTGTTCTCCAAGTGCTTT GATTGCTGGCAACAACTTCAACTTCAAGTTGTTGAATTTGTAAATAGTGATGCCCCCTGTCTTCCCGAGTCACAACATCGTGGCCTTGTTCAACGACTCAAAGGGAAGACAGGCCGATTTCGTGGTAACTTGTCTGGAAAACGTACTGAGTACACTGGAAGGACTGTCATATCTCCTGATCCAAATTTGAGAATAACAGAG GTGGCTATTCCTGTGTTGATGGCTCGAGTCTTGACTTATCCTGAAAGGGTTTCAAACTATAACCTTGAGAAGCTGCGTCAGTGTATACGGAATGGACCATATAAACATCCAGGGGCTAATTTTATTATAACCCCTGATGGCACAAAGCT GAGCTTAAAATATGGTGATAGAAGGATTCATGCGCGGGATTTAAAGTGTGGCTATACAGTTGAAAGGCATTTAGAAGATGGTGATGTTGTCCTGTTCAATAGACAGCCGAGTTTGCATAGAATGTCGATTATGTCTCACAGG GCAAGGATAATGCCATGGAGAACACTGAGATTTAATGAGTCTGTTTGCAACCCGTATAATGCTGATTTTGATGGCGATGAAATGAATTTGCATGTCCCTCAGACAGAGGAAGCTCGCACTGAAGCACTTATGCTCATGGGG GTTCAGAATAATTTATGTACTCCTAAGAATGGGGAGATACTGGTTGCTTCCACACAAGATTTCTTGACTTCATCTTTTCTTGTTACAAGAAAAGATGCTTTCTACGATAGATCTTCCTTTGCTCTTTTGTGCTCATACGTTGGTGACGCAATGGAGAACATTGATTTGCCAACACCAGCCTTGATTAAA CCTATTGAGCTTTGGACTGGTAAACAATTATTCAGTGTGTTAGTTCGACCTAATGCACGTACAAAGGTGTTTCTGAATCTTGCCGTTAAAGAAAAAATTTAttcgaagaaaaaggaaaaaaaagagggggaagaggaggaaaaggaaacaATGTGTGGAAGGGAAACAATGTGTCCCAATGATGGTTATGTCTACTTCCGAAATAGCGAACTGTTGTCTGGACAAGTTGGGAAGGCCACTTTAG GTAATGGGAATAAGGATGGCATTTACTCTGTTCTTCTAAGAGATTATAATTCTCATGCTGCAGCAAGTTGCATGAATCGCTTGGCAAAATTTAG TGCAAGATTTATTGGGAATCATGGTTTTTCCATTGGTGTGGATGATGTCCAACCAGGAGAACATCTAAATcggcaaaagaaaaagaaaatagatgGGGGGTACAAACAATGCCACGATCTTATTTCTTTGTTTGCCAAAGGTGCACTCGCGTTGCATCCTGGTTGCAACGCAGCTCAAACGTTGGAGCATAAGATAACTGGTGTGTTAAATGAAATCAGAACGGCTGCTGGAAAC GTGTGCATGGATACACTTCACTGGAGGAACAGCCCATTGATTATGTCTCAGTGTGGATCTAAAGGTTCTCCAATCAATATCAGTCAGATGGTTGCTTGTGTTGGCCAGCAATCTGTCGGAGGGCGTCGTGCCCCAGATGGTTTTATAGATAGAACTCTTCCCCACTTTCCTATAAATTCAAAGACCCCTGCG GCTAAAGGTTTTGTTGCTAATTCGTTCTATACTGGTTTGACTGCTACTGAGTTTTTCTTCCACACAATGGGTGGTCGAGAAGGTCTTGTTGACACAGCG GTGAAAACAGCAGAAACTGGATATATGTCCCGCAGATTGATGAAGGGTTTAGAAGATCTCTCTGTTTTCTATGATCAGACAGTCCGTAATGCTAGCGGTGGTATAGTTCAGTTTTTGTATGGAGATGATGGCATGGATCCTGCAAAGATGGAAGGAAAAGATGGCACACCCTTAAATTTGGATCAGTTGTTTATGAAAGTCACG GCCACATGTCCTCATAGGGGGCTGGATACATTATCTCCTGATGATATCAAGCAGATGTTAGAGGATAAGCTCACACAACATAAAACCTCATCCGATGGTGGTTGTAGTGAAGAGTTCAAGGAATGCTTGAAAAAATTTCTTGAGGAACGTATACAATTACTAAAGTGCACAAGAAAGGCACTTCATCTAGATGAGAAACATGTAGGAAAGAATGATTCTTGCATAGAAGAAATCATTGCTGCTAATATTTCTGGTATATCTGCAAAACAACTACAG GTTTTCTTGGATACCTGTTTTTGTCGTTATAACTCAAAGGCAATTGAAGCCGGAGCATCTATTGGAGCAATTGGAGCTCAAAGTATTGGAGAGCCAGGGACTCAGATGACACTGAAAACATTTCACTTTGCAGGAGTAGCTAGCATGA ATGTTACTCTTGGTGTTCCTCGCATCAAGGAAATTATCAATGCTGCTAAAAAGATAAGCACACCTATTATCACCACTGAGCTTCTGTCTAGGAAAGATGTGCTGTCTGCACGCATTGTGAAAGGAGCTATGGAGAAAGCAGTGCTCGGTGAG GTAGCATCAGCCATAAAGATTGTCTTGAAATCAAGTCAGCCAAACTTGGTGGTCAAACTTGATATGCAACTTATAGAAGCTCTGCACATGGGGATATCTGCTGACTCTGTGCAGCTGTCAATTTTGAATCATCCCAAGATCAAGTTAAAATCTGAG CATGTCCGTGTCATCGATAGAGCCAAGTTGAGAATATATCCAGCTGGAACGGATAAGTCCAAACTTCAGCTTGAGCTGCATAACCTCAAAGCCATGCTTCCGAAAGTGATTGTGAAG GGCATTCCAACTGTTGAAAGAGTTGTTATTgacgaaagaaaaaaagaaggaaaactaGAAAAATACAACTTGTTGGTTGAAGG AACAAACCTCCTGGCCGTTATGGGTACCCCTGGAGTTGATGCTAGGAATACAAAAAGTAATCACATCATGGAAATGAACAGCACACTTGGAATTGAAGCTGCTAGGAGATCTATTATCGATGAAATTCAGTACACAATGAAAAGTCATGGCATGAACATTGATGTCAGACATATGATGCTTCTGGCAGATTTGATGACATACAAG GGTGAAGTTCTTGGCATTACTAGATATGGCATTGCAAAGATGAAAACCAGTGTGCTGATGCTTGCTTCATTTGAGAAAACCTCGGAACATCTATTCAATGCCTCATACAGTGGCCGTGAGGACGAGATAGAGGGAGTCAGCGAATGCATTATCATGGGCATTCCCATGCAACTCGGTACCGGTATTCTCAAAGTCAGGCAAAG GCTCGACCATCTCCCTGAATTGAAGTACCAGCCGGACCCGATATTGTCGTGA
- the LOC117865744 gene encoding uncharacterized protein has translation MKAPSLLVQCFPGLLPSKATSCVPIVSEKDLQLPSPAVEIIPSKSAHPYKYAGEKVDVQGLDIFKGKVSVADMIAFSPSEVASAKYDGTLKYWESSITLVNILKNEIRDGQLSFRGKRVLELGCGSGLSGIFACLKGASTVHFQDINAETIRCRTIPNVLANLEQARDRQNRPSESPVTPSRQLLAPNVHFYAGEWDELPTILSVVQPPAAPTNLSFSEDDFMDGCSSHDGSSIVGHDYCPRRSRKLSGSRAWERASETDQADGGYDVILISDVPYAVNSLKKLYALISKCLRPPYGVLYVASKKNLVSSNGGARQLRALMEEEGVLGGHFLTELSDREIWKFFFK, from the exons ATGAAGGCACCGTCTCTACTGGTTCAGTGTTTCCCTGGCTTGCTTCCCAGCAAGGCCACTAGTTGCGTGCCAATTGTATCCGAGAAGGATCTGCAGCTACCTTCTCCAGCTGTTGAAATAATCCCCTCAAAG AGCGCCCATCCTTACAAATATGCTGGTGAGAAGGTCGATGTGCAAGGTCTTGATATTTTCAAG GGGAAGGTCAGTGTAGCGGATATGATAGCCTTTTCACCTTCAGAAGTAGCATCAGCAAAATACGATG GAACTCTGAAATATTGGGAGAGTTCCATCACTCTTGTCAACATTCTTAAAAATGAGATCCGTGATGGACAGTTGAGCTTCAGGGGGAAGCGGGTTCTAGAG CTCGGATGTGGATCTGGTCTGTCTGGCATTTTTGCCTGCTTGAAG GGTGCATCCACAGTGCACTTTCAAGACATAAATGCAGAAACCATCCGATGCAGAACAATACCCAACGTTCTTGCAAATCTTGAGCAGGCGCGGGATAGGCAGAACAGACCATCTGAGAGCCCCGTTACACCATCTAGGCAGCTGTTGGCTCCCAATGTGCATTTCTATGCTGGCGAGTGGGATGAACTCCCTACAATTCTCTCAGTTGTGCAGCCACCCGCTGCACCAACAAACCTTAGCTTTTCTGAGGATGATTTTATGGATGGCTGCAGTAGTCATGACGGGAGTAGTATAGTTGGTCATGACTACTGCCCCCGACGATCTAGAAAGCTTTCTGGTAGCCGCGCATGGGAGAGAGCTAGTGAGACTGATCAAGCAGATGGTGGCTATGATGTAATTTTGATTTCTGATGTCCCCTATGCTGTGAACTCCCTGAAGAAGCTCTATGCCCTTATTTCAAAG TGCCTTCGTCCCCCATATGGAGTCTTGTATGTGGCTTCAAAGAAGAACTTGGTCAGTTCCAATGGCGGTGCAAGGCAGCTTCGAGCTCTGATGGAAGAGGAAGGTGTCCTTGGTGGCCACTTCTTAACTGAGTTGTCTGACAGGGAGATATGGAAGTTCTTTTTCAAGTGA